The genomic interval TTTTAAGATAATTAGTTTCAATGttgtaaacaaattaatacaCAATTATAAAAAGGGAAAGGTTGAtttcaatcaaataattttagggGTCCTAACCCAGATTTCcgttgaatttaatatttattttcattgctATTGAAGAACTTAATGCCCAAAATTCTTCTATAAAGTTGATAGACATTAGACAGTCGGCACTATGATTCTCAAAACCTCAGGGGCACCATGTGATAATTAACCTATTGCAGAATAACCAACTTATAGGCGTGAGCGTGATGACAGATGTTAGTACTATGTAAGGGCAGTTCCTCTGATCGCTGGTTATTTTCTTTCTGAAAAAGAATTCAACCACTCACAAATGCTGCCGCAGTCCCTTCTTCAATTTCCAactctatatatatttcttggAAAGCCAAATTGTTGACCAAAATCTGTGATGCAAAGTTTCCTCACATTCTCCCTTTTGCAAAAGCTATAAACAAACACAACCCACAAGCCCATTGTTTGCAAACACATCATTTGGGAATTTCGGCAATGGATTTATCAACCGACATTGGTTTTGAAATTAGAGAGGAGCTCATGGTTTCACCAAGTGATTGTGCCAAGCCTACAAAGAGACTAGCCCATTTTCTCAAACCTTCGACAAACTCCATTGAAGGGAAACTTTTTGAGCTCCCTTCACACTCTCTTTCCTCTGTGCCCGCCGCCTTTGAGCCCAAAAAATGGCCTTTGGTTGTGAAATTTCCCGGATGGAATTCACCTCAAAAAAAGTGGGTAACATGGGTTAGAAAGATGGCTGCTTTGCATGAATCCACATGGAAGAAAGCCGGCATACATGAAGCAATTTTGAGTTCAACGTACGAAATCAAGAGAAACACTGATCTGGTTCTTGGCCTTGCGGAGAAATGGTGTCCCGAGACTAACAGTTTCATTTTTCCTTGGGGTGAGGCAACTGTTACATTGGAAGATGTGATGGTTTCAGGGTACTCTGTTTTGGGTTCCCCTGTTTTTAGCCCACTTGAAACAGACGAGCTGAAGGCGGTAGAAGAGAAATTAAGCCAAGTGGAAAAGGAATACATCAGAAGTGCATCTAGGAGAGCAGAGCATTATGCGTGGATGAATAAATTCATGGACAGTGGGAGCGATATTGAACACGAGGCATTTCTTGTCTTGTGGTTATCAAGGTTTGTTTTTCCTCGCTCCTATTGTCTAATTGTCAAATCTGTGTTTCCTATTGCTGTACATCTAGCTAGGGGGACTAGAATTGCCCTTGCACCGGCTATTCTTGCTAGCCTTTATAGAGATTTAAGTTTGTTGAAAGAGAAGATTGTTGCCTTAACCAAGTTAGTCGGTTGTGAAGATGAATATAGTgcattaaaaatgattatacGTTCACCGTTTCAGTTCGTCCAGGTTTGGGCATGGGAGAGATTTGTAAAATTGAGACCAAATcctaatttgataaaaaacGGTGAGCCAAGATTTGCTCTTTGGCACAAATTAATGATCAGAGTTGAGAATGTGAGGACTGTTTTTGATTTATCCCAAGAGTGTTTTGATTGGCGTCCCTATGCCAAAACTCTAAATAACTGGAAGTTGCCTGTGTTTTATGGAGAAAAGGAAATGAGGGTATCGCTTGATACTCATTTGTCTCAAGAATTACAATCATTTGCCCGATGCTTGAGGTTTTCTGAGTTGGTTGGCATTGACTGTATAGAGCAGTACCTTCCGCATAGAGTAGCAATGCAATTTGGGATGGACCAAGACCTTCCAGCTTTTGTTCCGCGGGCAAATGATAGTCCTTATATAGGATGGTGTGTTTACAATAAGCCTATCAGTTATGCAGATTTGTATGTGCCATCCCGGCTTTATGAGGCTGGTGTTACCACCCAATATTTGGAGAGTTGGAAGCAATCACTTTTGGGTCTCCAAGGTGAAAATGATGATGCTTTGGCACAGAAAAGAATTCTAACAAGTTCTGAGACAGCACAAAAGAGAtcaaagaaattgaaacaaacaaagaaaaggaaattcGTTGCGAGGACCAAGATAACGCCAAGGAGATTGGATGGAACTAATGATTTGGATAATTCATTGGAGACTTCAAATCAGAAGAGAAGTACCAATGCCACTAAAAGAGCGAAAAAATCAGTGTACACTACAGAAGACAAGAAGGAAGATAGTGATGCATATGCTTCTTCTGAGTTTCCTTTAAAAATGCTGCCACTGAAGCTAATATTAATGAAAGAAGCTGATAATTCCCCAGTTCCTCCTGGTTTTCCTCCCAAATCTAATTTAGTTCGATCAAGAGATTCAgctaaagaaaataatctagCCATTACAGAATCAATGGTATCCAGCAAAAAACAGAATGATTTTCAGAATATGAAGATTAGTAAtggagaaaattcttcaagtcAATCCCAAACTCTTCCCTCCTTAATTGCAGATAAAGAGGCTGTTAAAATTACTGAGCCAGCAGAAAAGGTTATGCAGAATGAACCTGCTAATGGTGGATCAGAGAATGTTAGGGAAGATTTGACTGAGAGTGGAGAAATGTTTCTTCCTCGTGATATGTCAAAGAATGAGTGCAGCAACGGTGAAGGTAAGAACTTTGTTAGTATGGTACCTGATGAGCTCGAAGCTTGGGTTGGTAGGCTTGAGAGGATTGTTGCAGAACTAAAGGCAGCAAGATTTGGTCATAAAATGCCAGTCTGAGCACAATCATGTTTGTCATTCAGGTATACGAAATTGTGTTAGTTCCAGCACTTTAGCCACACATATTAGATTCAGCTTTTACCAATTTGAAACTGC from Citrus sinensis cultivar Valencia sweet orange chromosome 9, DVS_A1.0, whole genome shotgun sequence carries:
- the LOC102607230 gene encoding uncharacterized protein LOC102607230, which encodes MDLSTDIGFEIREELMVSPSDCAKPTKRLAHFLKPSTNSIEGKLFELPSHSLSSVPAAFEPKKWPLVVKFPGWNSPQKKWVTWVRKMAALHESTWKKAGIHEAILSSTYEIKRNTDLVLGLAEKWCPETNSFIFPWGEATVTLEDVMVSGYSVLGSPVFSPLETDELKAVEEKLSQVEKEYIRSASRRAEHYAWMNKFMDSGSDIEHEAFLVLWLSRFVFPRSYCLIVKSVFPIAVHLARGTRIALAPAILASLYRDLSLLKEKIVALTKLVGCEDEYSALKMIIRSPFQFVQVWAWERFVKLRPNPNLIKNGEPRFALWHKLMIRVENVRTVFDLSQECFDWRPYAKTLNNWKLPVFYGEKEMRVSLDTHLSQELQSFARCLRFSELVGIDCIEQYLPHRVAMQFGMDQDLPAFVPRANDSPYIGWCVYNKPISYADLYVPSRLYEAGVTTQYLESWKQSLLGLQGENDDALAQKRILTSSETAQKRSKKLKQTKKRKFVARTKITPRRLDGTNDLDNSLETSNQKRSTNATKRAKKSVYTTEDKKEDSDAYASSEFPLKMLPLKLILMKEADNSPVPPGFPPKSNLVRSRDSAKENNLAITESMVSSKKQNDFQNMKISNGENSSSQSQTLPSLIADKEAVKITEPAEKVMQNEPANGGSENVREDLTESGEMFLPRDMSKNECSNGEGKNFVSMVPDELEAWVGRLERIVAELKAARFGHKMPV